Proteins from a single region of Coregonus clupeaformis isolate EN_2021a chromosome 35, ASM2061545v1, whole genome shotgun sequence:
- the LOC121551036 gene encoding lysophosphatidic acid receptor 2-like isoform X2, producing the protein MESGGRGNACDYSHNVTFFYEYVGKDIGRDWRVRDCVVVVLGLTICLIMILSNIMVMAAILINRRFHFPIYFLLANMAAADLFAGLAYTNLVLNTGPWTIRLSKQQWFIRNALVDMSLTASVANLLAVAVERHQTIITMQLHSKMTNRRVVLLILCIWAVAIIMGLVPSMGWNCECQLSDCSIIAPLYSRRYMIFWASLNLLTFSVMVAVYARIYVYVRRKGKRMSQHTSHHLRHNETVVNLMKTISIILGVFVFCWTPGLMTLLLDGIMGKDSHALTYEKYCLILAECNSLVNPIIYSFRDEEMRRTFKCILCCLCRRSSDHQGEQSPIEFNTLHPEVDNGCEVKSDDKANFTAQLIKTEWGQASSP; encoded by the exons ATGGAGAGCGGTGGCAGGGGGAACGCGTGCGACTACAGCCACAACGTCACCTTCTTCTACGAGTACGTAGGTAAGGACATCGGCAGAGACTGGCGTGTCAGGGACTGTGTGGTAGTGGTCCTGGGCCTGACCATCTGCCTCATCATGATCCTGTCCAACATAATGGTGATGGCGGCCATCTTGATCAACCGACGCTTCCACTTCCCCATCTACTTCCTGCTAGCCAACATGGCCGCCGCGGACCTGTTCGCCGGCTTGGCCTACACCAACCTCGTGCTCAACACAGGGCCCTGGACCATCAG GCTGTCCAAGCAGCAATGGTTCATTAGGAATGCTCTGGTGGACATGAGCCTGACGGCATCTGTGGCCAACCTGCTGGCTGTGGCGGTGGAGCGTCACCAGACCATAATTACCATGCAG CTGCACAGCAAGATGACCAACCGGCGTGTGGTGCTGCTGATTCTGTGTATCTGGGCAGTGGCTATCATCATGGGCCTGGTGCCCTCCATGGGGTGGAACTGTGAGTGCCAGCTTAGCGACTGCTCAATCATCGCCCCGCTCTACAGCCGCAG GTATATGATCTTCTGGGCATCTCTCAACCTGCTCACCTTTTCTGTCATGGTGGCTGTGTACGCACGCATCTATGTCTACGTGAGACGTAAGGGTAAACGGATGTCTCAGCACACCTCCCACCATCTGAGGCACAACGAGACTGTCGTCAACCTCATGAAGACTATCTCTATTATACTGG gTGTGTTTGTCTTCTGTTGGACACCGGGCCTGATGACTCTGTTGCTGGATGGGATCATGGGTAAAGACAGCCATGCCTTGACCTATGAGAAGTACTGTCTGATCCTGGCTGAGTGTAACTCCCTGGTTAACCCAATTATCTACTCCTTCCGGGACGAGGAGATGAGGAGGACCTTTAAGTGTATCCTGTGCTGCCTGTGTAGGAGGAGCTCTGACCACCAGGGAGAGCAGTCACCCATTGAGTTCAACACACTGCACCCAGAG GTAGATAATGGTTGTGAAGTAAAATCAGACGATAAAGCCAACTTTACTGCCCAGCTGATAAAGACAGAGTGGGGACAAGCCTCTTCACCCTGA
- the LOC121551036 gene encoding lysophosphatidic acid receptor 2-like isoform X1 has product MESGGRGNACDYSHNVTFFYEYVGKDIGRDWRVRDCVVVVLGLTICLIMILSNIMVMAAILINRRFHFPIYFLLANMAAADLFAGLAYTNLVLNTGPWTIRLSKQQWFIRNALVDMSLTASVANLLAVAVERHQTIITMQLHSKMTNRRVVLLILCIWAVAIIMGLVPSMGWNCECQLSDCSIIAPLYSRRYMIFWASLNLLTFSVMVAVYARIYVYVRRKGKRMSQHTSHHLRHNETVVNLMKTISIILGVFVFCWTPGLMTLLLDGIMGKDSHALTYEKYCLILAECNSLVNPIIYSFRDEEMRRTFKCILCCLCRRSSDHQGEQSPIEFNTLHPEVGYHRKIKGQLFQQKQSCDSWHPISLPPSQLY; this is encoded by the exons ATGGAGAGCGGTGGCAGGGGGAACGCGTGCGACTACAGCCACAACGTCACCTTCTTCTACGAGTACGTAGGTAAGGACATCGGCAGAGACTGGCGTGTCAGGGACTGTGTGGTAGTGGTCCTGGGCCTGACCATCTGCCTCATCATGATCCTGTCCAACATAATGGTGATGGCGGCCATCTTGATCAACCGACGCTTCCACTTCCCCATCTACTTCCTGCTAGCCAACATGGCCGCCGCGGACCTGTTCGCCGGCTTGGCCTACACCAACCTCGTGCTCAACACAGGGCCCTGGACCATCAG GCTGTCCAAGCAGCAATGGTTCATTAGGAATGCTCTGGTGGACATGAGCCTGACGGCATCTGTGGCCAACCTGCTGGCTGTGGCGGTGGAGCGTCACCAGACCATAATTACCATGCAG CTGCACAGCAAGATGACCAACCGGCGTGTGGTGCTGCTGATTCTGTGTATCTGGGCAGTGGCTATCATCATGGGCCTGGTGCCCTCCATGGGGTGGAACTGTGAGTGCCAGCTTAGCGACTGCTCAATCATCGCCCCGCTCTACAGCCGCAG GTATATGATCTTCTGGGCATCTCTCAACCTGCTCACCTTTTCTGTCATGGTGGCTGTGTACGCACGCATCTATGTCTACGTGAGACGTAAGGGTAAACGGATGTCTCAGCACACCTCCCACCATCTGAGGCACAACGAGACTGTCGTCAACCTCATGAAGACTATCTCTATTATACTGG gTGTGTTTGTCTTCTGTTGGACACCGGGCCTGATGACTCTGTTGCTGGATGGGATCATGGGTAAAGACAGCCATGCCTTGACCTATGAGAAGTACTGTCTGATCCTGGCTGAGTGTAACTCCCTGGTTAACCCAATTATCTACTCCTTCCGGGACGAGGAGATGAGGAGGACCTTTAAGTGTATCCTGTGCTGCCTGTGTAGGAGGAGCTCTGACCACCAGGGAGAGCAGTCACCCATTGAGTTCAACACACTGCACCCAGAGGTAGGTTACCACAGAAAGATTAAGGGTCAGCTCTTTCAACAAAAACAATCCTGCGATTCCTGGCATCCTATCTCCTTACCTCCTTCTCAACTGTATTGA